The Halanaerobium praevalens DSM 2228 genome contains a region encoding:
- a CDS encoding DUF2103 domain-containing protein, translated as MANKYRQNKIKQEHTIIEDILPLLEDIALSKLIKSIIPGRINRRKGSGTPAYIQLKYNTQSGIKLIAKNSDSLQEIFVVTDYPDRTMTYLKKLDYTK; from the coding sequence TTGGCTAATAAATATCGGCAAAATAAGATTAAACAAGAACATACTATTATAGAGGATATTTTACCACTACTTGAAGATATAGCTTTATCTAAATTGATTAAAAGTATTATTCCTGGTAGAATAAATAGGAGAAAAGGAAGTGGAACTCCTGCTTATATACAGTTAAAGTATAATACTCAAAGTGGAATTAAGTTAATTGCTAAAAATAGTGATTCACTTCAAGAAATTTTTGTAGTAACAGATTATCCTGATCGAACAATGACTTATTTAAAAAAATTAGATTATACTAAATAA